A part of Larimichthys crocea isolate SSNF chromosome VII, L_crocea_2.0, whole genome shotgun sequence genomic DNA contains:
- the pax3b gene encoding paired box protein Pax-3 isoform X7: protein MTALAGSIPRMMRPTLAQNYPRSGFPLEVSTPLGQGRVNQLGGVFINGRPLPNHIRHKIVEMAHHGIRPCVISRQLRVSHGCVSKILCRYQETGSIRPGAIGGSKPKQGTTPDVDKRIEEYKRENPGMFSWEIRDKLLKDGICDRNNVPSVSSISRIMRSKFGGKGDEEEDEDEIEKKELEDNDRRAKHSIEGILGDRCE, encoded by the exons atGACTGCGTTGGCGGGGTCAATACCCAGGATGATGCGACCCACGCTGGCTCAGAACTACCCCCGCAGCGGTTTCCCTCTGGAAG TGTCTACCCCGCTGGGTCAAGGCCGAGTGAACCAGCTCGGAGGAGTTTTCATAAATGGCAGACCTTTGCCCAACCACATCCGACATAAAATCGTGGAGATGGCCCATCACGGCATCAGGCCGTGTGTCATCTCACGACAGCTCCGGGTCTCACACGGCTGCGTGTCCAAAATCCTGTGCCGGTACCAGGAGACGGGCTCCATCAGACCCGGGGCCATCGGTGGCAGCAAACCCAAG CAGGGAACAACGCCGGACGTAGACAAGAGAATAGAAGAATACAAGCGGGAAAACCCGGGTATGTTTAGCTGGGAGATTCGGGATAAATTACTGAAGGATGGGATATGTGACCGCAACAACGTCCCTTCAG tgAGCTCCATCAGTCGCATCATGCGGAGTAAGTTCGGTGGGAAAGgcgacgaggaggaggatgaggatgaaatCGAGAAGAAAGAGTTGGAGGACAACGACCGCAGGGCCAAACACAGCATCGAAGGCATCTTAGGAGACAGATGTGAGTAA